One stretch of Novosphingobium pentaromativorans US6-1 DNA includes these proteins:
- a CDS encoding UPF0149 family protein, translated as MRSKRHASGGRTLSLEQLEIWLDALDPPVAGVSSIDGFLAALAAGPCVIDPDVWLKSILREHTRSASSAPARRTILQRYNRICIELAEQPEIYAPIYMRTEDGEVLLEDFANGFFTAMHLDMNAWTPFVDDPEFGLPLAAILGHSTLTGGASLIEQLDDPSANHALADTWRMVPEIISFLHDHCAFARTMTAL; from the coding sequence ATGAGATCCAAACGGCACGCATCCGGGGGCAGAACCCTCTCGCTCGAGCAACTCGAGATCTGGCTGGACGCCCTCGACCCGCCGGTTGCCGGCGTCTCCTCGATCGACGGCTTCCTCGCTGCGCTGGCGGCAGGCCCTTGCGTCATCGATCCCGACGTATGGCTCAAGAGCATCCTGCGCGAACACACCCGAAGCGCGAGTTCGGCACCTGCACGCAGAACGATTCTCCAGCGCTACAACCGCATCTGCATCGAGCTTGCCGAGCAGCCGGAGATCTATGCGCCGATCTATATGCGCACCGAGGATGGCGAGGTGTTGCTCGAGGACTTTGCCAACGGCTTCTTTACCGCGATGCATCTCGACATGAATGCCTGGACCCCCTTCGTAGATGATCCCGAGTTCGGCTTGCCGCTAGCCGCCATCCTCGGCCACAGCACCCTTACCGGGGGGGCCTCCTTGATCGAGCAACTCGACGATCCGTCCGCCAATCACGCTCTCGCCGATACCTGGCGCATGGTGCCCGAGATCATCTCGTTCCTCCATGACCACTGCGCCTTCGCACGAACCATGACGGCGCTCTGA
- the tnpC gene encoding IS66 family transposase, whose translation MPAGADDLSENIEQMAALVCELRAEIAQLRALLKGVGHQAFGSRSERAGVILGDQGLLDLGDLVSTPVTAANDDEVAEERPLIRRPRRKRGMMALPAHLERVERVIEPEALDCPCCAGKLHRIGEDASEALDWVPAIVRVIRTVRPRYACRNCREGVVQAPAPRRAIPGSMVTTSTLAWMATARFAWSIPLNRQLQMLAGQGVILDRALPSRWMRKVAWWLKALYERLLAYIHGQSRIFCDETRMPVLEKGRKRTRITQFWAHACDDGPWSGPARPAVAYIHARGRGQAEARQQLANYQGILQVDGYAAYKALVRKGAEGITLVFCLAHTRRKFVDAYRKSPSPEAAAIIALIGEVYAIEARVRTGSAAERLIARQAEAREAMNRIKAQIDDILPKLSPKSDLAKAMRYTLNHWKGLTLFLEDGRIEVDTNTVERGMRNVAQGRKASLFAGSEEGAQTWAVLASLLQTARLNGLDPYTWLSDVLERIVSEKVKINELDSLLAWNWRPAHEPVKALAA comes from the coding sequence ATGCCCGCCGGAGCCGACGATCTTTCTGAAAATATTGAGCAAATGGCAGCCTTGGTGTGTGAGCTCCGGGCTGAAATTGCACAGCTGCGCGCACTGCTCAAAGGCGTAGGCCATCAGGCCTTCGGCAGCCGGTCGGAACGCGCCGGCGTCATCCTGGGAGATCAGGGGCTGCTCGATCTGGGCGATCTGGTCAGCACGCCGGTCACCGCGGCGAACGACGACGAGGTGGCCGAGGAACGGCCCTTGATCCGGCGCCCGCGCAGGAAGCGTGGCATGATGGCATTACCCGCCCATCTCGAACGGGTGGAGCGCGTGATAGAGCCCGAAGCGCTGGATTGCCCCTGCTGCGCAGGCAAGCTTCACAGGATCGGCGAAGACGCCAGCGAAGCTCTCGACTGGGTGCCAGCCATCGTGCGTGTCATCCGTACCGTGCGACCGCGCTACGCCTGCCGCAACTGCCGTGAAGGCGTGGTCCAGGCGCCGGCCCCGCGCCGCGCGATCCCCGGCTCGATGGTCACCACCTCGACCCTGGCCTGGATGGCGACGGCGCGCTTCGCCTGGTCGATCCCGCTTAACCGGCAGTTGCAGATGCTGGCAGGGCAAGGCGTCATTCTCGACCGGGCCCTCCCGAGCCGATGGATGCGCAAGGTCGCATGGTGGCTCAAGGCGCTCTATGAGCGCCTGCTTGCCTACATCCATGGTCAATCCCGAATATTCTGCGACGAGACCCGGATGCCGGTTCTCGAGAAGGGACGAAAACGAACCCGGATCACACAGTTCTGGGCCCATGCCTGCGACGACGGACCCTGGTCTGGCCCGGCAAGGCCCGCCGTCGCCTATATCCATGCGCGCGGTCGCGGGCAGGCTGAAGCGCGCCAGCAGCTTGCCAACTATCAGGGCATCCTGCAGGTCGATGGGTACGCCGCCTACAAGGCGCTCGTCCGCAAGGGGGCGGAAGGGATCACGCTTGTCTTCTGTCTGGCTCATACTCGCCGCAAGTTCGTCGACGCCTACCGCAAATCTCCGTCGCCCGAAGCTGCCGCGATCATCGCCCTGATCGGTGAGGTCTACGCCATCGAGGCCCGGGTGCGCACCGGCAGCGCAGCAGAGCGCCTGATCGCCCGTCAGGCCGAGGCCCGGGAAGCGATGAACAGGATCAAGGCCCAGATCGACGACATACTGCCCAAGCTCTCGCCCAAATCCGATCTGGCCAAGGCGATGCGCTACACGCTCAATCATTGGAAGGGGCTGACGCTGTTCCTGGAGGACGGTCGCATCGAGGTCGATACCAATACCGTCGAACGCGGCATGCGAAATGTTGCCCAGGGCAGGAAGGCGAGCCTCTTCGCCGGCAGCGAGGAAGGGGCCCAGACCTGGGCTGTCCTGGCGTCACTTCTCCAGACAGCTCGCCTCAACGGCCTTGATCCGTACACATGGCTGAGCGACGTTCTGGAGCGGATCGTCTCGGAGAAGGTGAAGATCAACGAACTCGACAGTCTCCTCGCCTGGAACTGGCGCCCTGCACACGAGCCGGTTAAGGCCTTGGCGGCATGA
- the tnpB gene encoding IS66 family insertion sequence element accessory protein TnpB (TnpB, as the term is used for proteins encoded by IS66 family insertion elements, is considered an accessory protein, since TnpC, encoded by a neighboring gene, is a DDE family transposase.) — MIPIDGSVRIYVATQPVDFRAGINRLMGLVTHVLGHDACAGDVFVFRNKGADKVKLVRHDGSGAVMATKWLDHGKFHWPPVRGGTLALSGAQCVALLSGLDWQKLPSQEARRPAFYG; from the coding sequence GTGATCCCCATCGATGGAAGCGTGCGGATCTATGTGGCCACGCAGCCCGTAGACTTCAGGGCCGGGATTAACCGGCTCATGGGACTGGTGACGCATGTGCTGGGCCATGACGCCTGCGCCGGGGATGTCTTCGTCTTCCGCAACAAGGGAGCAGATAAGGTCAAGCTGGTCCGTCATGACGGGTCCGGCGCGGTTATGGCGACGAAATGGCTCGACCATGGGAAGTTCCATTGGCCGCCGGTGCGAGGTGGAACGCTGGCTCTGAGCGGGGCGCAGTGCGTGGCGCTGCTGTCTGGTCTGGATTGGCAGAAATTGCCGTCGCAAGAGGCCCGTCGCCCTGCATTTTATGGCTGA
- a CDS encoding IS3 family transposase (programmed frameshift): MKKTRKRYSAEFKAKVAMEAIRGELTLAELAAKHGVHHTMIGGWKRQAVDGMASLFDGGEQASKTETEAEIEKLHAKIGQLLVERDFLGESLRSMSAGQRRLLIEPAHQRLSIAAQCRLLSISRSSYYYTPAPQSEETLALMRVIDETFMDCPWYGSRQMVRHLQRLGHAVGRRRVRRLMAQMGLAAIYQRPRTSDPHPEHRIYPYLLRDMKIERPNQVWCADVTYLPMRRGFLYLVAIMDWATRKVLAWRLSNTMDAAFCVEALEDAMARFGKPDIFNTDQGSQFTSQAFTGVLRAAEVKISMDGKGRWMDNVFIERLWRSVKYECVYLHAFETGSELRAGLSRWFAYYNHHRPHSRLAGKTPAEAYGQIDASDHGGHAPHDLITRMAA; this comes from the exons ATGAAGAAGACGAGAAAGCGCTACAGCGCGGAATTCAAGGCGAAAGTTGCGATGGAGGCGATCCGTGGTGAACTGACGCTGGCGGAACTGGCTGCGAAGCACGGCGTCCACCATACGATGATCGGGGGATGGAAGCGTCAGGCGGTGGACGGGATGGCCAGCCTGTTCGACGGCGGTGAGCAGGCGTCGAAGACGGAGACCGAAGCGGAAATCGAGAAGCTGCATGCCAAGATCGGGCAATTGCTGGTGGAGCGGGATTTTTTGG GCGAAAGCCTCCGGTCGATGAGCGCGGGCCAGAGGCGATTGCTGATCGAGCCTGCTCACCAGCGCCTGTCGATCGCGGCGCAGTGCCGCCTGCTGTCGATCAGCCGGTCTTCCTATTATTATACGCCTGCGCCTCAGAGCGAGGAGACGCTGGCGCTGATGCGGGTAATCGACGAGACGTTCATGGACTGTCCGTGGTACGGCAGCCGGCAGATGGTGCGGCACCTGCAGCGGCTTGGTCATGCGGTGGGCCGCCGCCGGGTACGACGGCTGATGGCGCAGATGGGGCTGGCGGCGATCTACCAGCGCCCGCGCACGAGCGATCCGCACCCGGAGCATCGGATTTATCCCTATCTGCTGCGGGACATGAAGATCGAGCGGCCCAATCAGGTGTGGTGTGCGGACGTGACATATCTACCGATGCGCCGAGGCTTCCTCTATCTCGTTGCGATCATGGATTGGGCCACCCGCAAGGTGCTGGCCTGGCGATTGTCCAATACCATGGACGCGGCTTTTTGCGTCGAGGCTCTGGAGGATGCCATGGCCCGCTTTGGCAAGCCGGACATCTTCAACACCGATCAGGGCAGCCAGTTCACTTCGCAGGCCTTCACCGGCGTGCTGCGGGCGGCCGAAGTGAAAATCAGCATGGATGGCAAGGGGCGCTGGATGGACAACGTCTTCATCGAGCGCCTGTGGCGCTCGGTGAAGTACGAGTGCGTCTATCTGCACGCCTTCGAGACGGGTTCCGAACTGCGCGCAGGCCTGTCCCGCTGGTTCGCCTATTACAACCATCACCGGCCTCACTCACGCCTTGCAGGCAAAACCCCGGCAGAGGCATATGGGCAAATCGACGCTTCAGATCATGGGGGGCATGCCCCCCATGATCTGATCACCAGAATGGCGGCGTAA
- a CDS encoding nucleotidyl transferase AbiEii/AbiGii toxin family protein yields the protein MAFLDTYRQQVALLIRVLPFVAEERVFALKGGTAINLFVRDLPRLSVDIDLTYLPVEDRAASLAAIDAAMLRIAKRIEKGIRGARVHASRSAGENIVTKLIVRADEVQIKIEV from the coding sequence ATGGCTTTTCTCGACACCTACCGGCAACAGGTCGCCCTTCTCATCCGCGTTCTCCCGTTCGTTGCTGAGGAAAGAGTCTTTGCCCTCAAGGGCGGCACGGCGATCAACCTGTTCGTGCGCGACCTGCCGCGCCTCTCGGTCGACATCGACCTCACCTATCTGCCGGTCGAGGATCGCGCCGCCTCGCTCGCCGCGATCGACGCCGCCATGCTGCGCATCGCGAAGCGGATCGAGAAGGGCATACGCGGTGCGCGGGTCCATGCCTCGCGCTCGGCCGGCGAGAACATCGTCACCAAGCTGATCGTCCGTGCGGACGAGGTGCAAATCAAGATCGAGGTGTGA
- a CDS encoding type IV toxin-antitoxin system AbiEi family antitoxin, whose translation MAMRSDHKLNRLQQELPEGLLADAAWMEAHGYSSSLRSQYVRAGWLTSPARRVYRRARTPLTWQQTVVSLQTVLDLPLTVGGRTALEQQGYAHYLSASVREVHLYGPKRPPTWLACLPLDVAFRWHNSLRLFPGDADAPPEPSPVMAGAAGQTLPLHYSSKERAVLELLDELPGHESFHQVDALMEGMSDLSPRRLQTLLESCASVKVKRLFLFFADRHRHAWRSRLDTSRVDLGAGKRVLVKDGRLDSRYQITVPADLEAH comes from the coding sequence ATGGCTATGCGTTCTGACCATAAGTTAAACCGCCTCCAGCAGGAACTCCCCGAGGGACTCCTTGCCGATGCGGCATGGATGGAAGCCCACGGTTATTCATCATCTCTGCGCAGCCAGTACGTTCGCGCCGGTTGGCTCACCAGTCCGGCGCGGCGCGTCTATCGCCGTGCGCGCACCCCGCTGACATGGCAGCAGACCGTTGTCTCGCTCCAGACCGTGCTCGACCTGCCCCTGACCGTTGGCGGGCGCACCGCGCTCGAACAGCAGGGCTACGCCCATTACCTGTCGGCTTCGGTGCGTGAGGTTCACCTCTACGGGCCGAAGCGCCCGCCGACCTGGCTTGCCTGCTTGCCGCTCGATGTTGCTTTCCGCTGGCACAACAGTCTGCGACTGTTTCCCGGCGATGCCGATGCGCCGCCCGAGCCAAGCCCTGTCATGGCCGGCGCCGCTGGCCAGACCTTGCCTCTGCACTATTCCAGCAAGGAGCGCGCCGTTCTCGAATTGCTCGACGAACTCCCCGGGCACGAGAGTTTCCATCAGGTCGATGCCCTGATGGAAGGCATGAGCGACTTGAGTCCGCGCCGCCTGCAAACGCTTCTTGAATCCTGCGCCAGCGTCAAGGTGAAGCGGCTCTTCCTGTTCTTCGCCGACCGCCACCGCCATGCGTGGCGCTCGCGTCTCGATACCTCGCGCGTCGATCTCGGCGCGGGCAAGCGCGTCCTTGTCAAAGACGGCAGGCTGGACTCGCGCTACCAGATCACCGTTCCCGCCGATCTCGAGGCGCATTGA
- a CDS encoding helix-turn-helix domain-containing protein, translating to MAGPDNSCELVRGSGNVFADFGAPDAGLRQLRATLAAEIIKALDAEGLSVRDAGARTGVAAADFSRIRQVKLDRFTVDRLLRILDRLDWDVRVEVLVTPRAPGTAEAPIAS from the coding sequence ATGGCTGGCCCAGACAATTCATGCGAGCTGGTGCGCGGCTCGGGCAATGTCTTCGCCGATTTCGGCGCGCCCGATGCGGGCCTGCGCCAGCTGCGCGCCACGCTTGCCGCTGAAATCATCAAGGCGCTCGATGCCGAAGGGTTGAGTGTGCGCGATGCCGGGGCGCGGACCGGCGTGGCGGCGGCGGATTTCTCGCGCATTCGCCAGGTCAAGCTCGACCGCTTCACCGTCGACCGGCTGCTGCGGATTCTCGACCGGCTGGACTGGGATGTCCGGGTGGAGGTATTGGTGACGCCGCGCGCGCCCGGAACGGCGGAGGCCCCGATTGCTAGCTGA
- a CDS encoding DUF5818 domain-containing protein: protein MLSRGRRGMILTTKTDEVWIVESEEVADDLIGSKVIVEGVVAGMDRLRADWIGADSHPS, encoded by the coding sequence ATGCTGAGCCGCGGCAGGCGTGGGATGATCCTGACCACGAAAACAGACGAGGTCTGGATTGTCGAAAGCGAGGAAGTTGCCGACGATCTTATCGGCTCGAAGGTGATCGTCGAAGGCGTCGTTGCAGGGATGGATCGCCTACGCGCCGACTGGATTGGCGCGGACAGTCATCCTTCCTGA
- a CDS encoding lytic transglycosylase domain-containing protein, translating to MRLRWAMIAAAVTGWAFVVPAHAQGEAAPEGAAPEIRPDGFRVAEGANGFQLVEHGIWRQSLAASSGAPVLEAGRTHLPYRYAKPEGTGPSGFRRASYLPHVYAAEAQYSLPIGLLDALVWTESRYNPLAISKAGAAGLGQLMPGTARDLGVPNRFDPAANLFGAAKYLRQMLDKFGVVHLALAAYNAGPGAVERAGGIPRNGETPAYVRDVLRHWRF from the coding sequence ATGAGACTGAGATGGGCAATGATCGCAGCGGCGGTGACGGGATGGGCGTTCGTCGTCCCGGCTCACGCGCAAGGGGAGGCTGCCCCTGAGGGTGCTGCACCAGAGATCAGACCTGACGGTTTCCGTGTGGCCGAGGGGGCGAACGGTTTCCAACTGGTCGAACATGGGATCTGGCGACAGTCCCTGGCAGCTTCGTCCGGCGCTCCGGTTCTCGAAGCGGGCAGGACCCACCTCCCCTATCGTTATGCGAAGCCCGAAGGCACCGGCCCATCGGGCTTTCGACGGGCAAGCTACCTTCCCCATGTCTATGCAGCGGAGGCTCAATACTCGCTGCCAATTGGCCTTCTCGACGCTCTGGTATGGACGGAGTCCCGGTATAACCCCCTGGCGATCAGCAAGGCTGGTGCCGCTGGCCTGGGTCAGTTGATGCCGGGGACCGCGCGCGACCTTGGCGTGCCAAATCGCTTCGATCCCGCAGCGAACCTCTTCGGCGCGGCGAAGTATCTGCGTCAGATGCTCGACAAGTTCGGGGTAGTGCATCTGGCCCTCGCCGCTTACAATGCGGGCCCTGGCGCCGTCGAGCGAGCGGGCGGTATCCCACGCAATGGCGAGACACCGGCCTATGTGCGCGATGTGCTGCGTCATTGGCGCTTCTGA